The Virgibacillus dokdonensis genome includes a window with the following:
- a CDS encoding YhdB family protein, with translation MDIPDYDKALYYTLWGYWDDLLVLMVRTNDDMLSKKIQLFLHAFHYSLDERKIMESHDNLLYYLDHAMKYDPSTVMKL, from the coding sequence ATGGATATACCTGACTATGATAAAGCACTTTACTATACACTTTGGGGATACTGGGACGATTTGCTCGTACTTATGGTTCGAACAAATGATGACATGTTGTCGAAAAAAATCCAATTATTTTTACATGCTTTCCACTACTCCCTTGATGAAAGAAAAATAATGGAATCGCATGACAATTTACTTTACTATCTAGACCACGCTATGAAGTATGACCCTTCGACAGTTATGAAATTATAA
- a CDS encoding undecaprenyldiphospho-muramoylpentapeptide beta-N-acetylglucosaminyltransferase produces MTHKRILFTGGGTAGHVIVNLALIPYYKEKGWEIDYIGSKTGIERKLIEKLEGVTYHPISTGKLRRYASVENIKDPFKVLKGTWQAVRIIRKQKPKVIFSKGGFVSVPVLLAAKLTAVPAVIHESDYTPGLANKIAMPFAKKVLATFPETMKYLPEKKSEYVGAVIRDELFQGEKERGRTIAGLNSQKPVLLIMGGSGGSQKINETVRQSLPKLLSTFQIIHICGEGKIDRSINKLGYTQFEYVHDELKDIFAASDFILSRAGSNAIFEFLALRKPMLLIPLSRQASRGDQIINAKSFAEKRYARVLEEESLTEETLVKELDLLREHAPIMLDTMKQYQTEQSRERVLAILEEVGK; encoded by the coding sequence ATGACACATAAACGTATTTTATTTACTGGTGGTGGAACCGCTGGGCATGTAATCGTTAATCTAGCTTTAATTCCGTATTATAAGGAGAAAGGCTGGGAAATTGATTATATTGGTTCAAAAACGGGCATTGAACGTAAGCTAATTGAAAAGCTGGAAGGGGTGACCTATCACCCTATTTCTACGGGAAAATTACGACGTTATGCTTCTGTTGAAAATATAAAGGACCCATTTAAAGTTTTAAAAGGAACGTGGCAAGCAGTAAGAATTATAAGGAAACAAAAGCCAAAGGTCATTTTCTCCAAAGGAGGGTTTGTATCTGTACCAGTTTTATTAGCAGCAAAATTAACAGCTGTTCCAGCGGTCATCCACGAATCTGATTATACACCAGGCTTAGCAAATAAAATTGCTATGCCTTTTGCGAAAAAGGTATTGGCGACATTTCCGGAAACAATGAAGTATTTACCAGAAAAAAAATCAGAGTATGTCGGAGCGGTTATTCGAGATGAACTTTTTCAAGGAGAAAAGGAACGTGGGCGCACTATAGCTGGTTTAAATAGCCAGAAACCTGTGCTTCTTATTATGGGAGGTAGTGGTGGTTCACAAAAGATTAATGAAACAGTTCGTCAAAGTTTACCAAAATTACTTTCTACTTTTCAAATCATCCATATTTGCGGAGAGGGAAAGATAGATCGTAGCATTAATAAACTAGGTTACACGCAATTTGAATATGTGCATGATGAATTAAAAGATATATTTGCAGCAAGTGATTTTATTCTATCGAGAGCTGGTTCGAATGCAATTTTTGAATTTCTAGCTTTACGGAAACCAATGTTACTCATTCCTTTATCACGACAAGCGAGCCGTGGTGATCAAATTATTAATGCCAAATCTTTTGCAGAAAAAAGGTACGCTCGTGTATTGGAAGAAGAATCTTTAACAGAAGAAACATTAGTGAAAGAACTTGATTTATTAAGAGAACATGCACCAATTATGCTAGATACAATGAAGCAATATCAAACAGAGCAGTCCCGTGAAAGAGTATTAGCTATTTTAGAAGAAGTGGGGAAATAA
- a CDS encoding ABC transporter ATP-binding protein, which translates to MFRVFKKLNWFFRYYWKRYVFAIISLIIASAIGLIPPKIAGYTIDQIQFETLTLQLLTAIIVGYVLLIIIHYSISFLWDYTLFSGAVILEKWMRSKLMQHFLSMTPIFFSKYRTGDLMARSTNDLKAISLTAGFGVLTLVDSSIFMLMIIAMMGFTISWKLTLVALIPLPIMAIVMNKYGAAIHKRFSTAQAAFGEMNNEVLESIRGVRVIRAFVQEKYDAKRFEQRTKDVYEKNIAVAKIDALFEPTMKILVGLSYTIGLGYGALLVFENVLTLGDLVTFNVYLGMLIWPMFAVGELINVLQRGNASLDRINHILNYQADVTESDVPVHVEKVTSITFDHVSFAYPNTDKNQLEQVSFQIKQGETLGVVGKTGAGKTTLFKLLLRQYPGVKGEIRISDVNVSDLSLNTIRSWIGYVPQDQMMFSKTIRENIQFGKEDATDEEIFRVMELAHFLNDIKQLPNGLDTQVGESGVTLSGGQKQRVALARAFIKRPELLILDDSLSAVDGNTEANILEHLRAERQNKTTIIAAHRLSAVTHADHIIVLQEGKIVERGTHDELMQLQGWYYTQYVQQQLHEVEVTG; encoded by the coding sequence ATGTTTCGTGTTTTTAAAAAATTAAATTGGTTTTTTAGGTACTATTGGAAACGGTATGTATTTGCTATTATTTCACTAATTATAGCTAGCGCTATTGGGTTGATCCCGCCCAAAATTGCTGGTTATACCATTGATCAAATTCAATTTGAAACATTAACATTACAATTGTTGACAGCTATTATTGTCGGCTACGTACTTTTAATCATCATTCATTATTCCATTTCATTTTTATGGGATTACACACTATTTAGTGGCGCTGTCATTTTAGAAAAATGGATGCGTAGTAAACTGATGCAGCATTTTTTATCCATGACACCAATATTTTTCAGTAAATATCGAACTGGAGATTTAATGGCACGCAGTACGAACGATTTAAAAGCAATTAGTTTAACAGCTGGTTTTGGTGTGCTTACATTGGTCGATTCTAGCATTTTTATGCTTATGATCATTGCAATGATGGGCTTTACAATTAGTTGGAAGCTGACGCTTGTCGCGCTTATTCCATTGCCGATTATGGCTATAGTGATGAATAAATATGGCGCTGCTATTCATAAACGATTTTCCACAGCACAAGCAGCATTTGGAGAAATGAATAACGAAGTATTGGAATCCATTAGAGGCGTTCGGGTAATTCGAGCATTTGTGCAGGAGAAATATGATGCGAAGCGCTTTGAACAACGCACAAAAGATGTATATGAAAAAAATATTGCTGTAGCTAAAATTGATGCTTTATTTGAACCGACGATGAAAATTCTTGTCGGGTTGTCGTACACGATTGGACTTGGGTATGGAGCTTTGCTTGTTTTTGAAAATGTATTAACATTAGGGGATTTAGTAACATTTAACGTATATTTAGGCATGCTTATTTGGCCTATGTTTGCCGTAGGGGAGTTAATTAATGTTTTACAACGAGGAAATGCTTCCTTGGATCGAATAAACCATATATTAAATTATCAAGCGGATGTAACAGAGTCGGATGTGCCCGTACATGTAGAAAAAGTAACATCTATCACATTTGACCATGTTTCGTTTGCTTATCCGAACACGGATAAAAATCAATTAGAACAGGTGTCTTTTCAAATTAAACAAGGAGAGACGCTTGGGGTAGTTGGGAAAACAGGGGCGGGAAAAACAACTTTATTTAAATTATTATTACGTCAATATCCAGGAGTTAAAGGAGAGATTCGTATATCAGATGTAAATGTGAGTGATTTATCTTTGAATACGATTCGCTCTTGGATTGGGTATGTTCCTCAGGATCAAATGATGTTCTCGAAAACAATTCGAGAAAATATTCAGTTTGGTAAAGAAGACGCAACCGATGAAGAAATATTTCGAGTGATGGAGCTCGCCCATTTCTTAAATGATATAAAACAGCTCCCAAATGGGTTAGATACACAAGTTGGAGAGAGCGGTGTTACTTTATCAGGAGGTCAAAAGCAAAGAGTCGCCTTGGCGAGAGCTTTTATTAAGCGTCCTGAACTCCTTATACTAGACGATTCTTTATCAGCTGTGGATGGGAATACAGAAGCAAACATTTTAGAGCATTTACGAGCAGAGAGGCAAAATAAAACGACAATTATTGCCGCTCACCGACTGTCTGCTGTAACCCATGCAGATCATATTATCGTGCTCCAAGAGGGGAAGATTGTTGAGCGGGGAACACATGATGAGTTGATGCAGCTGCAAGGTTGGTATTACACCCAATATGTACAACAGCAGCTTCATGAGGTGGAGGTGACAGGCTAA
- a CDS encoding YhcN/YlaJ family sporulation lipoprotein, whose amino-acid sequence MKLKLFTFIAILGLVLAGCMNGNDTNKENDTANDNVEQTRYNNTGDGMTGDRDYDMTRQAERDQERNNNRNNESRYEVSKESAERITEEIDEIDTAYVLTMDNNAYVAAGLDTNDTNVENKNKGNNTANNMNNVDEGNDLTNDVKSRVKQIVQSVDADIDNVYVSTNPDFVNLTQNYANDVENGEPVEGFFDQFGNMVERLFPQNR is encoded by the coding sequence ATGAAACTGAAACTATTTACTTTCATCGCGATTCTTGGTTTAGTATTAGCAGGATGTATGAATGGTAATGACACCAATAAGGAAAATGATACGGCTAATGATAATGTAGAACAGACAAGGTACAATAATACGGGGGATGGCATGACTGGTGACCGAGATTACGACATGACAAGACAAGCGGAGCGTGATCAAGAAAGAAACAATAACCGTAATAATGAAAGCCGTTATGAAGTATCAAAGGAGTCTGCTGAGAGAATCACAGAAGAAATTGATGAGATTGACACAGCATATGTATTGACAATGGATAACAATGCATACGTTGCAGCAGGGTTAGATACCAATGATACGAACGTAGAAAACAAAAACAAAGGAAACAATACGGCAAATAATATGAACAATGTAGATGAAGGTAATGATCTCACAAATGATGTGAAATCTAGAGTGAAGCAAATTGTTCAATCCGTTGATGCTGATATTGACAATGTATATGTCTCGACAAACCCAGACTTCGTTAATTTAACACAAAACTATGCAAACGATGTGGAGAATGGTGAACCTGTTGAAGGATTTTTTGACCAATTTGGCAATATGGTAGAACGATTATTTCCGCAAAACCGCTAA
- a CDS encoding ABC transporter ATP-binding protein has product MSTEKRLAAYAFPFKKQILIGLLCLIIAVVLELAGPLIAKRVIDEHILGIEGTWNHVREQDDRYTVEYKSKHFKRSDRMERGEATSEGMVTILAVGSSYYFINDVVPLEGERQIQDDTLTVKTAESEQQFTANKLSLAEIYPFFKPEQRPILYLLSLYVGLLVIAGFFQFYQTFLLQKASNQIVRKMRNDLFEHTQRIPINYFVDQPAGKIVARITNDTEAIRDLYERVLSIIVTSVIYMAGIFVALFILDARLALWCLLLIPLIWGWMKLYKHFGTKYNQVIRSTISEINGNINEAIQGMPIIQAFQREKKTKQEFEKLNQKHFIYQRKLVKLSALTSYNLVTVFRNIAFVGFIWYFGSASLEPTSAISVGLLYAFTDYLTRLFEPVTDIVNQLPLIEQARVAGSRVFTLLDHKGEDVTDDKVERYNGHIRFDHVWFAYKEEDYVLRDISFEIKPGETAAFVGYTGSGKSSIMNVLFRFYDPQQGIITIDGYSTLDWSRQQTRSYMGIVLQDPFLFSGTIISNVTMNDPAISIDKAKQALKAVGADTFIEKLPNQYEAEVGEGGTTFSLGERQLISFARALAFDPAILILDEATANIDTETEAMIQKALEILKIGRTTLVIAHRLSTIQQANTIFVLDHGTIKEKGDHNTLLQAKGIYYHMYQMQQSSKSAV; this is encoded by the coding sequence ATGTCTACAGAAAAACGATTAGCTGCATATGCTTTTCCGTTTAAGAAACAAATTTTAATTGGCTTATTATGCTTAATTATCGCCGTCGTTCTTGAACTTGCGGGGCCATTAATTGCTAAGCGGGTTATAGATGAGCATATTTTAGGCATAGAAGGAACTTGGAATCATGTAAGAGAGCAAGATGACCGCTATACAGTGGAGTATAAAAGCAAACATTTTAAACGATCAGACCGAATGGAAAGAGGTGAAGCAACTTCAGAAGGTATGGTTACCATTTTAGCAGTAGGATCAAGCTATTATTTTATTAATGATGTCGTACCGCTTGAGGGAGAAAGGCAAATTCAAGATGATACGCTCACGGTAAAAACTGCCGAATCTGAGCAACAATTTACTGCTAATAAATTGTCCTTAGCAGAGATCTATCCATTTTTTAAGCCAGAACAAAGACCTATTCTTTATTTGCTTAGCTTATATGTGGGATTATTAGTTATCGCTGGTTTCTTTCAATTTTATCAAACTTTTTTATTGCAAAAAGCTTCTAATCAGATTGTCAGAAAGATGCGAAATGACTTATTTGAGCATACACAGCGCATTCCCATTAATTATTTTGTCGATCAGCCTGCTGGTAAGATCGTAGCTAGAATTACAAATGATACCGAGGCAATTCGAGATTTATATGAACGTGTATTATCGATTATAGTTACAAGTGTTATCTATATGGCAGGAATATTTGTAGCCTTGTTTATATTGGATGCGCGACTTGCTTTATGGTGTTTACTATTAATACCGTTAATTTGGGGATGGATGAAGTTATATAAGCATTTTGGTACGAAATACAATCAAGTGATCCGTTCAACGATAAGTGAAATTAATGGAAATATTAATGAAGCAATTCAAGGTATGCCAATTATTCAAGCATTCCAAAGAGAAAAAAAGACAAAGCAAGAGTTTGAGAAGTTAAATCAAAAACATTTTATCTATCAGCGTAAGTTGGTGAAATTAAGTGCTTTAACTTCGTATAACTTGGTGACTGTATTTCGAAATATTGCTTTTGTTGGTTTTATTTGGTATTTTGGTTCTGCATCGTTAGAACCGACAAGTGCTATATCTGTAGGTCTGCTTTATGCGTTTACCGATTATTTAACGCGGCTATTTGAACCGGTTACTGATATTGTGAATCAATTACCTCTAATTGAGCAAGCAAGGGTTGCAGGAAGTCGTGTATTTACTTTATTAGATCATAAAGGGGAAGATGTAACTGACGACAAAGTGGAGCGTTATAACGGGCATATTCGTTTTGATCACGTATGGTTTGCTTATAAAGAGGAAGATTATGTGCTCCGGGATATTTCATTTGAAATAAAACCTGGCGAAACAGCAGCTTTTGTTGGGTATACGGGTTCAGGAAAAAGCTCCATTATGAATGTGTTGTTTCGGTTTTATGATCCACAACAAGGAATAATCACCATTGATGGCTATTCAACACTTGATTGGTCCAGACAACAAACTCGAAGTTATATGGGAATTGTGCTTCAAGACCCTTTTTTATTCTCGGGAACAATTATTTCTAATGTAACGATGAATGATCCTGCCATTTCAATTGATAAAGCAAAACAAGCGTTAAAGGCAGTTGGCGCTGACACATTTATTGAAAAGCTTCCAAATCAGTATGAAGCAGAAGTTGGTGAGGGAGGCACGACTTTCTCATTAGGAGAGAGGCAACTAATATCCTTTGCACGTGCACTCGCTTTTGATCCTGCAATTCTTATATTAGATGAAGCTACCGCTAATATTGATACGGAGACAGAAGCAATGATTCAAAAAGCTTTAGAAATTCTTAAAATAGGGCGTACGACATTGGTGATTGCACATCGATTATCAACCATCCAACAAGCTAATACCATTTTTGTATTAGATCATGGTACGATAAAAGAAAAGGGAGATCATAATACTTTGTTACAAGCAAAAGGTATCTATTATCACATGTATCAGATGCAACAAAGTAGTAAATCTGCTGTTTAA
- a CDS encoding anti-sigma factor domain-containing protein: MNKGIIMEKRREYMIVLTKDGAFHKAIPIKSVDIGMEVCFDPLSDQRKLMFMQRKKQHHNFFSFLAFVSMICLFVLPFYFVADNNRVYAYVGIDINPNPSIEFKLDEDLHVQGIRSINDEAKRISQHLMNYKDKNAIDVIPLFIEKVEQAGLTNKNKQVIIGISSLQETDVTLFEELKEKSVSLQGWKITTVKVPNEIRNVAEAQNLSMNELMAKELAEKNPMRIQFKNVEELKEEDRAIIQSFYNY; encoded by the coding sequence GTGAATAAAGGAATAATTATGGAAAAGCGCCGTGAGTATATGATTGTACTGACTAAAGATGGCGCTTTTCATAAAGCTATACCAATAAAAAGTGTAGATATAGGTATGGAGGTGTGTTTTGACCCACTTTCAGATCAAAGGAAGCTGATGTTTATGCAACGAAAGAAGCAGCATCATAACTTTTTTAGCTTCCTTGCCTTTGTAAGTATGATATGTTTATTTGTATTGCCTTTTTATTTTGTAGCGGATAATAATAGAGTTTATGCTTATGTAGGAATTGATATCAATCCTAATCCTAGTATTGAATTTAAACTGGATGAGGATTTACATGTACAAGGAATACGTTCAATTAATGACGAAGCTAAACGAATATCTCAACACTTAATGAATTATAAAGACAAAAATGCAATCGATGTTATTCCATTATTTATTGAAAAGGTAGAACAAGCAGGTTTGACCAATAAGAATAAGCAGGTGATTATAGGAATTAGTTCGTTACAAGAAACAGACGTAACTTTGTTTGAAGAATTAAAGGAAAAATCAGTTTCTTTACAGGGATGGAAAATAACTACTGTGAAAGTCCCAAATGAAATTAGAAATGTAGCAGAAGCGCAAAACTTATCTATGAATGAGTTAATGGCAAAAGAACTTGCAGAAAAAAACCCCATGCGTATCCAGTTTAAAAACGTGGAAGAATTGAAAGAGGAAGACAGAGCAATTATACAATCATTTTATAATTACTAA
- the sigI gene encoding RNA polymerase sigma-I factor — MLNHIKKDAPLEELVVMAQHGEQSVQNYLLKTYQPFVAKCVSEVCKRYIDIANDDEFSIGLWAFNEAIKSYNRERGSSFLGFAKLVIKRKVIDYIRYTQKNPTVLSLDEIYDADLLENPTEILAVKKQYQLAQDSWHRKQEILDFKEKLKVYKLSLAELTEVAPKHRDARESAIHTAKVLYEDKPLRDYVLAKRKLPIKQLVKKVDISKKTIERNRKYILAVFIVLTEDYLYLKDYLKVVKQ, encoded by the coding sequence ATGTTAAATCATATAAAAAAAGACGCACCTCTTGAAGAACTGGTTGTAATGGCACAACATGGTGAGCAATCCGTTCAAAATTATTTACTTAAAACGTATCAGCCATTTGTCGCAAAATGTGTTTCAGAAGTGTGTAAACGTTACATAGATATAGCAAACGACGATGAATTTAGTATAGGGCTCTGGGCATTTAATGAGGCAATTAAATCATATAATAGGGAAAGGGGGAGCTCTTTTTTAGGGTTCGCGAAACTAGTTATTAAACGAAAAGTAATTGATTATATTCGCTATACACAAAAGAATCCTACTGTGTTATCGTTAGATGAAATATACGACGCAGATTTATTAGAAAATCCCACCGAAATACTAGCCGTAAAGAAACAATATCAATTGGCACAAGATTCTTGGCATAGAAAGCAGGAAATTTTAGATTTTAAAGAGAAACTAAAAGTGTACAAGCTAAGTTTAGCTGAGCTAACGGAAGTAGCTCCAAAGCATCGAGATGCGAGAGAGTCTGCCATTCATACAGCTAAGGTATTGTATGAAGATAAACCTTTAAGAGATTACGTATTAGCAAAACGTAAGTTACCAATTAAACAACTTGTTAAAAAAGTCGATATAAGTAAAAAGACAATTGAGCGAAACAGAAAGTATATTTTAGCTGTTTTTATTGTGCTTACAGAAGATTATTTATATTTAAAGGACTATTTAAAGGTGGTGAAGCAGTGA
- a CDS encoding S1C family serine protease, protein MDKNEEQKHDIIDEDLYEEIDEEELYELVQKEKEKALAREREAKENKRSKRPFPKWVFWLIALMLLLNVVALLPQTFSIPAIDFLYKSAKLSLQDDVQTYKQAVVTIETKDSKGTGFSITSDGIILTNYHVVEGEEKVAVAFPEDGLHEAEVKETHPTIDLAVLQADVKDIPFLKLAKETAVQPDQPIRFIGNPLNFNGIANEGKIIDYASLSTWEEKVIMIEAPVYRGNSGSPVLNESGEVIGIIFATLDDEKHGKVGLFYPIHYYYEYTTN, encoded by the coding sequence ATGGATAAAAATGAAGAGCAAAAGCATGATATTATAGATGAAGATTTATATGAAGAAATAGATGAAGAAGAACTATATGAACTTGTGCAGAAGGAAAAAGAGAAAGCACTGGCAAGAGAAAGAGAAGCTAAAGAGAACAAACGCTCAAAGCGTCCATTTCCTAAATGGGTGTTCTGGCTAATTGCATTGATGCTATTATTAAATGTTGTTGCTCTTCTTCCTCAGACGTTTTCTATTCCGGCGATAGATTTTCTTTACAAGTCAGCCAAGCTCTCGTTACAGGATGATGTACAAACGTACAAACAAGCAGTTGTAACGATTGAAACAAAGGACTCTAAAGGTACAGGCTTCTCCATAACATCAGATGGGATCATTTTAACAAATTACCATGTGGTAGAAGGGGAAGAGAAAGTTGCCGTTGCTTTTCCAGAAGATGGATTACATGAAGCAGAAGTAAAGGAAACGCACCCAACTATTGATTTAGCCGTTTTGCAAGCAGATGTAAAAGATATCCCATTTTTGAAATTGGCCAAAGAGACAGCTGTGCAACCAGATCAACCGATTCGTTTTATAGGTAATCCGCTAAATTTTAATGGAATTGCCAACGAAGGGAAAATTATTGATTACGCATCGCTTAGCACATGGGAAGAAAAAGTAATAATGATCGAAGCTCCGGTGTATCGTGGAAATAGTGGCAGCCCTGTATTAAATGAATCTGGAGAAGTGATTGGAATTATCTTTGCGACATTAGATGATGAAAAGCATGGAAAAGTAGGTTTGTTTTATCCGATTCATTATTATTATGAATATACAACAAATTAG
- a CDS encoding BCCT family transporter produces MRFKLIDWPTFLGALVILLGVSLPLIFFPEAGAEVIGLANNFMTSNFGILYLLIGLFCFLFLIYVAFSKNGRIKLGNREDKKEFSTFSWAAMLFAAGIGSSILYWGMIEWAYYYQGPPFGATPKSNEAVEWASAYGIFHWGPIAWAIYTLPALPIAYFYYVRKKPVLKVSEAVRPVLGKFVDGPIGNIIDILFIFGLMGGAGTTLALGTPMIAEGVHDLTGIPVTLGLKAAIMILCTIIFAISAYSGLRRGIKVLSDISIWLTILLMAFVFIFGPTLFISETTFNSLGILADNFFRMATWLEPFRDFGGFTETGFPESWTVFYWAWWVVYAPFVGLFVARISRGRTIKEMVLGTMIYGTFGCVLFFGILGNFGLYLQLTGAFDVISFMNEYGAPAAIIEVLHQLPMSNIVVAAFSILAILFLATTFDSSSYILASVVQKQVTGEPLRWNRLFWAFMLCLLPLVLMFIGDLETLQTASIVAGFPLIFIMFLLAWSFVKASNYDLRMSREFKSPTIFITGKEKREKQ; encoded by the coding sequence ATGCGATTTAAACTAATTGATTGGCCAACATTTTTAGGGGCACTGGTGATTTTATTAGGGGTTTCCCTACCGCTTATATTTTTCCCAGAGGCTGGAGCTGAAGTTATAGGTTTAGCCAATAACTTTATGACAAGTAACTTTGGAATTCTTTATTTATTAATCGGGCTTTTCTGTTTCCTTTTTTTAATTTATGTCGCTTTTAGTAAAAACGGACGTATAAAGTTAGGAAATAGAGAGGATAAGAAAGAATTTAGCACATTTTCTTGGGCTGCTATGTTATTTGCAGCTGGTATTGGTTCCAGTATTCTATATTGGGGAATGATAGAATGGGCTTACTATTACCAAGGACCCCCATTTGGTGCAACTCCGAAATCAAATGAAGCTGTAGAATGGGCCTCTGCTTATGGAATCTTTCACTGGGGACCTATTGCTTGGGCTATTTACACATTACCTGCTTTACCAATTGCTTATTTTTACTATGTACGAAAAAAACCTGTGTTAAAAGTAAGTGAAGCAGTGCGACCTGTTTTAGGAAAGTTTGTTGATGGACCGATAGGCAATATTATTGATATTTTATTTATATTTGGCCTTATGGGTGGCGCAGGTACAACATTAGCTTTAGGAACTCCTATGATTGCTGAAGGTGTCCATGACTTAACAGGTATCCCTGTTACATTAGGCTTAAAAGCAGCCATTATGATATTATGTACAATTATTTTTGCAATTAGTGCTTATTCTGGATTACGCCGGGGGATTAAAGTGCTAAGTGATATCAGTATTTGGTTAACCATTCTCTTGATGGCATTTGTTTTTATATTTGGACCAACTTTGTTTATTAGCGAAACAACTTTTAATAGTCTAGGAATTCTAGCTGATAATTTCTTTCGAATGGCTACATGGTTAGAACCATTTAGAGATTTTGGCGGATTTACTGAAACAGGTTTCCCTGAGTCATGGACTGTTTTTTATTGGGCTTGGTGGGTTGTATATGCACCATTTGTAGGTTTATTTGTCGCCCGTATTTCCAGAGGGCGCACTATTAAAGAAATGGTTTTAGGAACGATGATATACGGCACATTCGGATGTGTCCTATTCTTTGGTATACTTGGCAATTTCGGTCTCTATCTTCAACTAACGGGGGCGTTCGATGTTATTAGCTTTATGAATGAATACGGTGCTCCAGCAGCCATTATTGAAGTCCTTCACCAGTTGCCTATGTCCAATATTGTTGTCGCTGCTTTCTCTATTTTAGCTATTCTATTTTTAGCAACTACATTTGACTCCTCATCTTATATTTTGGCATCTGTTGTTCAAAAACAAGTAACGGGAGAACCATTACGTTGGAACCGTTTATTTTGGGCATTTATGCTCTGTTTACTACCGCTTGTCTTAATGTTTATCGGCGATTTAGAAACATTGCAAACAGCTAGTATTGTTGCTGGTTTCCCACTAATTTTCATCATGTTTCTATTAGCGTGGTCATTTGTTAAAGCTTCTAATTATGACTTGCGTATGTCGAGGGAATTTAAGTCTCCAACCATCTTCATCACTGGAAAAGAAAAAAGAGAAAAGCAATAA